From the Anolis sagrei isolate rAnoSag1 chromosome 12, rAnoSag1.mat, whole genome shotgun sequence genome, one window contains:
- the CIART gene encoding circadian-associated transcriptional repressor isoform X1, giving the protein MEGNTEKFLSMAIMESSRSVSSRESLYSVESEEEDEDQQRCGEFEVFLSDSGSDTEKEPVRTGEGSFLFSPRSRSGRTNPALLCPKRRSRKPAKPQPLSPCCRYPVAVAEGEYCKRLTDTEQPVANPKRLEVGSGRKRSSGALGGGRPFGAQLSAQGKKRQRNEETEDRERFCSPCWTEKDHIFAQKCWELQGFVRPLMELLHRLRMGRLNRGLSSFQQSVAMDRIQRIIGVLQKPEMGERYLGTLLQVERMLKVWFPHVLKDSDVNNSIEEEAEERCKMAKQSSMAKNVKDNTGWKRVQDSRESPPTEELLQTHLTDSDSPGHEAREEPPRFQGDWPAMNLTWIHTSPISNPPLAQAGATFGPAFLHPPTQAYGVVVFLPDPSGAFARATSLASVPSCCHSEVPLPSSGGPPRCQSMPSAARPVGCCPGGGTLSRLSRSLPNLPASSTVLKELTKSPRLCPS; this is encoded by the exons ATTTCTCTCGATGGCGATCATGGAGTCCTCTCGCAGCGTCTCTTCCCGGGAATCTTTGTATTCGGTGGAAagcgaggaggaggacgaggaccaGCAACGCTGCGGCGAATTCGAGGTCTTCCTTTCGGACAGCGGGAGCGATACGGAGAAGGAGCCCGTACGGACAGGCGAAGGGAGCTTCCTCTTCTCTCCGCGGTCCAGATCGGGACGGACTAACCCGGCCTTGCTTTGCCCCAAGCGTCGCTCCCGGAAGCCCGCTAAGCCCCAGCCCTTGTCTCCTTGTTGCCGTTACCCGGTGGCGGTAGCGGAGGGCGAGTACTGCAAGCGTTTGACCGATACGGAGCAGCCAGTCGCCAACCCAAAACGATTGGAAGTGGGCAGCGGGCGGAAACGGTCAAGCGGTGCTTTGGGAGGCGGCCGGCCTTTCGGAGCCCAGTTGTCCGCACAAGGAAAGAAGAGGCAGCGGAATGAGGAGACGGAGGACCGGGAACGTTTCTGCTCTCCTTGTTGGACCGAGAAGGACCACATCTTCGCGCAAAAG TGTTGGGAACTTCAAGGCTTCGTCCGGCCTTTGATGGAGCTCCTCCACCGACTGCGGATGGGCCGCTTGAACCGAG GGCTTAGCAGCTTCCAGCAGAGCGTGGCCATGGACAGGATCCAGCGGATAATCGGCGTCCTGCAGAAGCCGGAAATGGG GGAGCGATATTTAGGCACGTTGCTCCAGGTGGAGAGGATGCTGAAGGTCTGGTTTCCTCACGTTTTGAAGGACTCCGATGTCAACAATAGCATTGAAGAAGAAGCAGAGGAACGGTGCAAGATGGCAAAG CAGTCTTCCATGGCAAAGAACGTAAAGGACAATACAGGGTGGAAACGTGTCCAGGACTCGAGGGAAAGCCCCCCAACAGAGGAGCTCCTCCAGACGCACCTCACGGACTCGGACTCGCCGGGCCACGAAGCCAGGGAGGAGCCGCCACGCTTCCAGGGGGACTGGCCAGCCATGAACTTGACCTGGATCCACACCTCGCCCATTTCGAACCCTCCTTTGGCCCAAGCGGGTGCCACCTTTGGGCCGGCCTTCCTTCACCCACCCACACAGGCCTATGGGGTGGTCGTCTTCCTCCCGGACCCTTCCGGGGCTTTTGCCCGCGCCACGTCCTTGGCTTCCGTCCCGTCTTGCTGCCACTCCGAGGTGCCACTCCCAAGCTCCGGGGGCCCTCCTCGGTGCCAGAGCATGCCAAGCGCCGCGAGGCCGGTGGGATGCTGCCCCGGAGGAGGGACCCTCAGCCGCCTCTCGCGGTCTCTGCCCAACCTGCCCGCGTCCAGCACTGTATTGAAGGAACTGACAAAGTCTCCACGTCTCTGCCCTTCCTGA
- the CIART gene encoding circadian-associated transcriptional repressor isoform X2, which yields MEGNTEKFLSMAIMESSRSVSSRESLYSVESEEEDEDQQRCGEFEVFLSDSGSDTEKEPVRTGEGSFLFSPRSRSGRTNPALLCPKRRSRKPAKPQPLSPCCRYPVAVAEGEYCKRLTDTEQPVANPKRLEVGSGRKRSSGALGGGRPFGAQLSAQGKKRQRNEETEDRERFCSPCWTEKDHIFAQKCWELQGFVRPLMELLHRLRMGRLNRGLSSFQQSVAMDRIQRIIGVLQKPEMGERYLGTLLQVERMLKVWFPHVLKDSDVNNSIEEEAEERCKMAKSSMAKNVKDNTGWKRVQDSRESPPTEELLQTHLTDSDSPGHEAREEPPRFQGDWPAMNLTWIHTSPISNPPLAQAGATFGPAFLHPPTQAYGVVVFLPDPSGAFARATSLASVPSCCHSEVPLPSSGGPPRCQSMPSAARPVGCCPGGGTLSRLSRSLPNLPASSTVLKELTKSPRLCPS from the exons ATTTCTCTCGATGGCGATCATGGAGTCCTCTCGCAGCGTCTCTTCCCGGGAATCTTTGTATTCGGTGGAAagcgaggaggaggacgaggaccaGCAACGCTGCGGCGAATTCGAGGTCTTCCTTTCGGACAGCGGGAGCGATACGGAGAAGGAGCCCGTACGGACAGGCGAAGGGAGCTTCCTCTTCTCTCCGCGGTCCAGATCGGGACGGACTAACCCGGCCTTGCTTTGCCCCAAGCGTCGCTCCCGGAAGCCCGCTAAGCCCCAGCCCTTGTCTCCTTGTTGCCGTTACCCGGTGGCGGTAGCGGAGGGCGAGTACTGCAAGCGTTTGACCGATACGGAGCAGCCAGTCGCCAACCCAAAACGATTGGAAGTGGGCAGCGGGCGGAAACGGTCAAGCGGTGCTTTGGGAGGCGGCCGGCCTTTCGGAGCCCAGTTGTCCGCACAAGGAAAGAAGAGGCAGCGGAATGAGGAGACGGAGGACCGGGAACGTTTCTGCTCTCCTTGTTGGACCGAGAAGGACCACATCTTCGCGCAAAAG TGTTGGGAACTTCAAGGCTTCGTCCGGCCTTTGATGGAGCTCCTCCACCGACTGCGGATGGGCCGCTTGAACCGAG GGCTTAGCAGCTTCCAGCAGAGCGTGGCCATGGACAGGATCCAGCGGATAATCGGCGTCCTGCAGAAGCCGGAAATGGG GGAGCGATATTTAGGCACGTTGCTCCAGGTGGAGAGGATGCTGAAGGTCTGGTTTCCTCACGTTTTGAAGGACTCCGATGTCAACAATAGCATTGAAGAAGAAGCAGAGGAACGGTGCAAGATGGCAAAG TCTTCCATGGCAAAGAACGTAAAGGACAATACAGGGTGGAAACGTGTCCAGGACTCGAGGGAAAGCCCCCCAACAGAGGAGCTCCTCCAGACGCACCTCACGGACTCGGACTCGCCGGGCCACGAAGCCAGGGAGGAGCCGCCACGCTTCCAGGGGGACTGGCCAGCCATGAACTTGACCTGGATCCACACCTCGCCCATTTCGAACCCTCCTTTGGCCCAAGCGGGTGCCACCTTTGGGCCGGCCTTCCTTCACCCACCCACACAGGCCTATGGGGTGGTCGTCTTCCTCCCGGACCCTTCCGGGGCTTTTGCCCGCGCCACGTCCTTGGCTTCCGTCCCGTCTTGCTGCCACTCCGAGGTGCCACTCCCAAGCTCCGGGGGCCCTCCTCGGTGCCAGAGCATGCCAAGCGCCGCGAGGCCGGTGGGATGCTGCCCCGGAGGAGGGACCCTCAGCCGCCTCTCGCGGTCTCTGCCCAACCTGCCCGCGTCCAGCACTGTATTGAAGGAACTGACAAAGTCTCCACGTCTCTGCCCTTCCTGA
- the CIART gene encoding circadian-associated transcriptional repressor isoform X3 — protein MAIMESSRSVSSRESLYSVESEEEDEDQQRCGEFEVFLSDSGSDTEKEPVRTGEGSFLFSPRSRSGRTNPALLCPKRRSRKPAKPQPLSPCCRYPVAVAEGEYCKRLTDTEQPVANPKRLEVGSGRKRSSGALGGGRPFGAQLSAQGKKRQRNEETEDRERFCSPCWTEKDHIFAQKCWELQGFVRPLMELLHRLRMGRLNRGLSSFQQSVAMDRIQRIIGVLQKPEMGERYLGTLLQVERMLKVWFPHVLKDSDVNNSIEEEAEERCKMAKQSSMAKNVKDNTGWKRVQDSRESPPTEELLQTHLTDSDSPGHEAREEPPRFQGDWPAMNLTWIHTSPISNPPLAQAGATFGPAFLHPPTQAYGVVVFLPDPSGAFARATSLASVPSCCHSEVPLPSSGGPPRCQSMPSAARPVGCCPGGGTLSRLSRSLPNLPASSTVLKELTKSPRLCPS, from the exons ATGGCGATCATGGAGTCCTCTCGCAGCGTCTCTTCCCGGGAATCTTTGTATTCGGTGGAAagcgaggaggaggacgaggaccaGCAACGCTGCGGCGAATTCGAGGTCTTCCTTTCGGACAGCGGGAGCGATACGGAGAAGGAGCCCGTACGGACAGGCGAAGGGAGCTTCCTCTTCTCTCCGCGGTCCAGATCGGGACGGACTAACCCGGCCTTGCTTTGCCCCAAGCGTCGCTCCCGGAAGCCCGCTAAGCCCCAGCCCTTGTCTCCTTGTTGCCGTTACCCGGTGGCGGTAGCGGAGGGCGAGTACTGCAAGCGTTTGACCGATACGGAGCAGCCAGTCGCCAACCCAAAACGATTGGAAGTGGGCAGCGGGCGGAAACGGTCAAGCGGTGCTTTGGGAGGCGGCCGGCCTTTCGGAGCCCAGTTGTCCGCACAAGGAAAGAAGAGGCAGCGGAATGAGGAGACGGAGGACCGGGAACGTTTCTGCTCTCCTTGTTGGACCGAGAAGGACCACATCTTCGCGCAAAAG TGTTGGGAACTTCAAGGCTTCGTCCGGCCTTTGATGGAGCTCCTCCACCGACTGCGGATGGGCCGCTTGAACCGAG GGCTTAGCAGCTTCCAGCAGAGCGTGGCCATGGACAGGATCCAGCGGATAATCGGCGTCCTGCAGAAGCCGGAAATGGG GGAGCGATATTTAGGCACGTTGCTCCAGGTGGAGAGGATGCTGAAGGTCTGGTTTCCTCACGTTTTGAAGGACTCCGATGTCAACAATAGCATTGAAGAAGAAGCAGAGGAACGGTGCAAGATGGCAAAG CAGTCTTCCATGGCAAAGAACGTAAAGGACAATACAGGGTGGAAACGTGTCCAGGACTCGAGGGAAAGCCCCCCAACAGAGGAGCTCCTCCAGACGCACCTCACGGACTCGGACTCGCCGGGCCACGAAGCCAGGGAGGAGCCGCCACGCTTCCAGGGGGACTGGCCAGCCATGAACTTGACCTGGATCCACACCTCGCCCATTTCGAACCCTCCTTTGGCCCAAGCGGGTGCCACCTTTGGGCCGGCCTTCCTTCACCCACCCACACAGGCCTATGGGGTGGTCGTCTTCCTCCCGGACCCTTCCGGGGCTTTTGCCCGCGCCACGTCCTTGGCTTCCGTCCCGTCTTGCTGCCACTCCGAGGTGCCACTCCCAAGCTCCGGGGGCCCTCCTCGGTGCCAGAGCATGCCAAGCGCCGCGAGGCCGGTGGGATGCTGCCCCGGAGGAGGGACCCTCAGCCGCCTCTCGCGGTCTCTGCCCAACCTGCCCGCGTCCAGCACTGTATTGAAGGAACTGACAAAGTCTCCACGTCTCTGCCCTTCCTGA
- the MRPS21 gene encoding small ribosomal subunit protein bS21m, whose amino-acid sequence MSRHLKFVARTVMVPNGNVEAAYRVLNRVLTMDGIIDEAKRRRYYEKPCRRRQRETYEACRNIYNTEMARKISFIARKNRADPWMGC is encoded by the exons ATGTCCCGTCACTTGAAATTTGTTGCGCGGACAGTGATGGTCCCCAACGGCAATGTGGAGGCTGCCTATCGCGTCCTTAACAG gGTCCTCACCATGGATGGGATCATCGACGAAGCCAAGCGGCGGCGGTATTACGAGAAGCCGTGCCGCAGGAGGCAGCGGGAGACCTACGAAGCGTGCCGGAATATATATAACACGGAAATGGCTCGGAAGATCAGCTTCATCGCACGCAAGAATCGCGCAGACCCTTGGATGGGTTGCTGA